Proteins encoded within one genomic window of Solibaculum mannosilyticum:
- the aroB gene encoding 3-dehydroquinate synthase, with protein sequence MDSLLVHASTPYSILIDFDLLSQSGPLILSHLDKKPERAVIVTDSNVAPLYLHTVQRSLEAEGIAVTPMIFGAGESSKRLKTVAQMYSVFSQAGLTRTDIAVALGGGVTGDMCGFAAASYMRGIRYIQIPTTLLSQIDSSVGGKTAIDIDEGKNLVGAFWNPALVLCDIGTLSTLTPHFFADGMAEAIKYGCIKSLSLFEQLEKQNASDFLPDMISQCIRIKCGVVERDERESGERMLLNFGHTLGHALEKYYHYEGLSHGEAVGIGMVLASRAGETLGITPAGTADRIAALLQKYHLPTSDPAPLGTLAKFALSDKKRLGSTVNFVALKTIGDAFVHPVPQSQWEAFVLGGASR encoded by the coding sequence ATGGATTCTTTACTGGTTCACGCCTCCACCCCCTACAGCATTTTGATCGACTTTGATCTTCTCTCCCAGTCCGGGCCCTTGATTCTCTCCCATTTGGACAAGAAACCCGAACGGGCCGTCATCGTCACCGATTCCAACGTGGCGCCGCTGTACCTGCACACCGTGCAGCGCTCGCTGGAAGCGGAGGGTATTGCCGTAACCCCTATGATCTTCGGGGCGGGGGAATCCTCCAAGCGTCTGAAAACGGTGGCGCAGATGTACAGCGTCTTTTCCCAGGCAGGCCTCACCCGCACCGACATCGCTGTGGCATTGGGCGGCGGCGTCACTGGGGATATGTGCGGTTTTGCTGCGGCAAGCTATATGCGCGGTATCCGTTACATCCAGATCCCCACCACCCTGCTCTCCCAGATCGATTCATCGGTGGGAGGGAAAACGGCCATCGACATCGACGAGGGCAAAAATCTAGTGGGCGCCTTTTGGAATCCGGCTTTGGTGCTGTGCGATATCGGCACTCTCTCCACCCTGACCCCTCACTTTTTTGCAGACGGTATGGCCGAAGCCATCAAATACGGCTGTATCAAAAGTCTTTCTCTCTTTGAACAATTGGAGAAACAGAATGCTTCCGATTTCCTGCCCGACATGATTTCCCAGTGCATCCGCATCAAATGCGGCGTTGTGGAACGGGATGAACGGGAGTCTGGGGAGCGCATGCTGTTAAATTTCGGCCATACGTTGGGCCACGCTCTGGAAAAGTACTATCATTACGAGGGCTTGTCCCACGGGGAAGCGGTAGGCATCGGCATGGTGCTTGCCTCCCGCGCCGGCGAGACCCTCGGTATCACCCCGGCCGGTACTGCCGACCGCATTGCCGCTTTGCTTCAAAAATATCATCTGCCCACCTCCGATCCCGCCCCTCTTGGGACGCTGGCCAAGTTCGCCCTCAGCGATAAAAAGAGACTAGGCAGCACCGTCAACTTCGTGGCCCTCAAGACCATCGGGGACGCCTTTGTCCATCCTGTCCCTCAATCCCAGTGGGAGGCATTTGTGTTGGGAGGTGCCTCTCGATGA
- the aroA gene encoding 3-phosphoshikimate 1-carboxyvinyltransferase, whose protein sequence is MSSVTVTPGRLEGTLTPPPSKSAAHRAILGAALCKGISTISPIALSDDITATLEAIRSLGAVATLKGDALTVDGSHTFSRRDVTIDCMESGSTLRFLIPVAAAGGVSAEFVGRGRLPERPIGIYLDCLPPCGVQCTTQGGLPLHIQGKLQPGVFSLPGDVSSQFITGLLYALPLLEEESRIVLTTPLQSAGYVDMTIHTLAQFGIAVEQLPDGYRIPGGQQYQPNNIQVEADWSQAAFFLAAGALGGDITLEGLLPLSAQGDREAAHLFTRYGALVSWSQGKLSCRSKFLCHQEIDASDIPDLVPILAVTAALASGETRISGAARLRIKESDRLATTQALITALGGHCRQFHDGLVIRGIPALSGGQVDGAGDHRIVMAAAIAALRASSPVTILGTESVNKSYPAFFEDFKTLGGQIQFNP, encoded by the coding sequence ATGAGCAGCGTCACCGTTACTCCCGGCCGTCTGGAAGGGACCCTCACCCCTCCGCCCTCCAAGTCGGCCGCCCATCGGGCCATCTTAGGGGCGGCCCTGTGCAAGGGCATCAGCACCATCTCCCCCATCGCCCTTTCCGACGACATCACCGCCACGTTGGAGGCCATCCGAAGCCTCGGCGCCGTGGCCACCTTGAAAGGGGATGCCCTCACGGTGGATGGGTCTCACACCTTTTCCCGTCGTGATGTTACCATCGACTGCATGGAATCAGGCTCTACCCTGCGGTTTCTCATCCCGGTGGCGGCGGCAGGCGGCGTTTCGGCGGAATTTGTGGGCCGGGGACGTCTTCCAGAGCGTCCTATCGGCATTTATCTTGATTGTCTGCCCCCTTGTGGTGTACAATGTACAACACAAGGGGGGCTTCCTCTGCATATCCAGGGAAAACTACAGCCCGGCGTTTTTTCCCTGCCGGGGGACGTCAGTTCCCAATTCATCACCGGGCTTTTGTATGCCCTCCCTCTCTTGGAGGAGGAAAGCCGCATCGTGCTGACCACCCCCCTTCAGTCGGCCGGGTATGTGGATATGACCATCCATACCCTGGCCCAGTTCGGCATTGCTGTAGAACAATTGCCGGACGGATATCGCATCCCAGGTGGACAGCAGTATCAGCCCAACAACATCCAAGTGGAAGCTGACTGGTCCCAGGCCGCCTTTTTCTTGGCGGCCGGCGCCTTGGGCGGGGATATCACGCTGGAAGGACTTCTTCCCCTTTCCGCTCAAGGAGATCGAGAGGCCGCCCATCTATTTACCCGGTACGGCGCTCTGGTGTCCTGGTCTCAGGGAAAGCTTTCTTGCCGCAGTAAATTTCTGTGTCATCAAGAAATTGATGCTTCCGACATCCCCGATCTGGTCCCCATTCTGGCCGTGACGGCGGCGCTAGCCAGCGGTGAAACGCGCATCAGCGGCGCGGCCCGCCTGCGTATCAAGGAAAGCGACCGTCTTGCCACTACCCAAGCTCTTATCACGGCTTTGGGCGGCCACTGTCGTCAGTTTCACGACGGTCTTGTGATCCGCGGTATTCCAGCCCTGTCGGGCGGACAGGTGGACGGCGCTGGGGATCATCGCATCGTCATGGCGGCCGCCATTGCGGCCTTACGCGCTTCTTCCCCGGTCACCATCCTGGGGACTGAGTCTGTGAATAAATCCTATCCCGCCTTTTTTGAGGATTTTAAAACATTAGGCGGTCAAATCCAATTCAATCCGTAA
- the aroC gene encoding chorismate synthase produces the protein MSSSWGNLIHIQIFGESHGGGIGVVLDGLPAGYPIDMDMVLLQMKRRAPGQDLTSTARKESDSPEVLSGMLDGRTTGAPLAALIRNKDTRSGDYKNLMKLPRPSHADYTGHVRYSGFNDVRGGGHFSGRLTAPLVFAGAVCRQILLCHGIHIGSHIRAIAGKEDTPLDPVTVDAVQLDELSQQFFALVDPKAEDAMRLEVEKARLDCDSVGGIIECAAVGLPAGIGSPMFDGMENRIASLVMGIPAVRGIEFGTGFAAASMRGSEHNDAFVPGDGQVRTLSNHHGGVIGGITSGMPLLFRTAFKPTASIAKPQQTIDLTSGKQATLVIKGRHDPCIVPRALPVVEGAAAIAILDAMMELGKIPPYEGGRNHDA, from the coding sequence TTGTCATCATCCTGGGGCAATTTGATCCACATCCAAATTTTTGGCGAAAGTCACGGCGGCGGCATCGGCGTGGTGCTGGACGGCCTTCCCGCCGGTTATCCCATCGATATGGACATGGTGCTTCTGCAAATGAAGCGCCGTGCTCCCGGTCAGGACCTAACCTCCACCGCTCGCAAGGAAAGCGATAGTCCGGAAGTGCTCTCCGGCATGCTCGACGGCCGCACCACCGGCGCGCCTTTGGCTGCATTGATCCGCAATAAGGATACCCGGTCGGGCGATTACAAAAATCTCATGAAACTTCCTCGGCCCTCCCATGCCGATTACACCGGCCACGTGCGGTACAGCGGATTCAACGACGTAAGAGGCGGCGGACACTTCTCCGGACGTCTCACCGCTCCTCTGGTATTCGCCGGTGCGGTATGCCGTCAGATTCTCCTTTGCCACGGCATCCACATCGGCAGCCACATCCGCGCTATCGCCGGAAAAGAGGATACGCCCTTGGATCCGGTGACGGTGGACGCCGTTCAGCTGGATGAGTTATCCCAGCAATTTTTCGCTTTGGTGGATCCCAAGGCAGAAGACGCTATGCGGCTGGAGGTGGAAAAAGCCCGTCTGGATTGCGATAGTGTGGGCGGCATCATAGAATGCGCCGCTGTGGGACTCCCCGCCGGCATCGGCTCCCCCATGTTCGACGGCATGGAAAACCGCATCGCCTCCCTGGTGATGGGCATCCCGGCGGTGCGGGGCATCGAATTCGGAACCGGTTTTGCCGCTGCATCCATGCGCGGATCGGAGCACAACGACGCTTTCGTCCCGGGGGATGGACAGGTTCGAACCCTTTCCAATCATCATGGCGGCGTCATCGGTGGTATTACCTCCGGCATGCCCCTGCTCTTCCGGACGGCCTTCAAGCCGACTGCCTCCATCGCAAAACCCCAGCAGACCATCGATCTCACTTCCGGCAAACAGGCCACTTTGGTCATCAAGGGACGCCATGATCCCTGCATTGTCCCGCGGGCCCTTCCGGTGGTGGAAGGCGCTGCAGCCATCGCCATCCTGGACGCCATGATGGAGCTGGGAAAAATCCCGCCTTATGAAGGAGGCCGTAACCATGACGCTTGA
- the pheA gene encoding prephenate dehydratase codes for MTLDEIRKEIDSIDEQLLSLFERRMQAAVEVAKIKQKTGQPVFNAKREEEVLSHVGEAAGNLGSSAKIVFQTMMDVSRSLQHNILGGGMPLKHLVDEAACEPLSGLHGALVACYGESGSYSHAAATQMFQDARLSFCPQFSNVFDAIQSGDADYGVIPVENSTAGSVTEVYDLLIRHQFYIVSAVKMPIDHCLCAPKGASLETIQKVYSHPQALRQCSSFVSSLGAEPIQYASTSTAAKTVAQWNDITKAAIASKEAAKQYGCVILEDSIQNQKNNCTRFVAISRKLHIEPSANKISLVFSIPHTTGSLYRVLANFAALGFNLTKIESRPIQESRFEYYFYLDFLGNAVGDDTLHLLRWLSEELPYFAFLGNYPEQTSGANGEA; via the coding sequence ATGACGCTTGATGAAATCCGCAAAGAAATCGATTCCATCGACGAGCAGCTTCTGTCCCTCTTTGAACGGCGCATGCAGGCCGCTGTTGAGGTAGCGAAAATCAAACAGAAAACCGGACAGCCGGTGTTTAACGCCAAACGGGAAGAGGAAGTTCTCAGCCATGTGGGCGAGGCCGCCGGCAATTTAGGATCCAGCGCTAAAATCGTCTTTCAGACCATGATGGACGTCTCCCGTTCCCTGCAACACAACATTCTAGGAGGCGGCATGCCTCTCAAACATCTGGTGGACGAGGCTGCCTGTGAGCCTCTCAGCGGACTGCACGGCGCCCTCGTCGCCTGTTATGGGGAATCGGGCAGTTACTCCCATGCCGCCGCCACACAGATGTTTCAGGATGCAAGGCTTTCCTTTTGTCCCCAGTTCAGCAATGTATTTGACGCCATCCAAAGCGGCGACGCCGACTATGGTGTGATCCCTGTGGAAAATTCCACCGCCGGATCGGTGACCGAAGTTTACGACCTTTTAATCCGCCACCAGTTTTACATTGTCAGCGCCGTCAAGATGCCTATCGATCACTGTCTCTGCGCTCCCAAAGGCGCTTCTTTGGAAACCATTCAAAAGGTCTATTCCCATCCCCAGGCCCTGCGGCAATGCTCTTCCTTTGTGTCCTCCTTGGGGGCCGAACCCATCCAGTACGCCAGCACCTCCACGGCGGCTAAAACCGTCGCCCAATGGAATGATATTACCAAAGCGGCTATCGCTTCCAAAGAGGCGGCCAAGCAGTACGGTTGTGTTATTCTGGAGGACAGCATCCAGAATCAGAAAAACAACTGCACCCGTTTTGTGGCCATCTCCCGCAAACTGCACATCGAACCCAGTGCCAACAAAATCAGTCTGGTGTTCTCTATCCCCCACACCACGGGATCCCTCTACCGGGTATTGGCCAACTTCGCCGCCCTCGGCTTTAACCTGACTAAAATTGAATCCCGTCCCATTCAGGAGAGCCGGTTTGAATATTATTTTTACCTGGACTTCCTGGGCAACGCGGTGGGGGACGATACCCTTCATCTGCTGCGATGGCTTTCGGAAGAGCTCCCCTATTTTGCCTTTTTGGGCAACTATCCGGAACAGACCTCCGGCGCAAACGGCGAAGCATAA
- a CDS encoding class I SAM-dependent rRNA methyltransferase: MKKQRPYPIAIVTPKAERSIVSGHPWIYDTEISFSQDCKVENGSLVDVVSNKGRYLGTGLFSQESKIRIRLISRNTNDTFDRAFWKRRIQYAWEYRKTVMAPEDLSCCRVIFGEADSFPGLTVDRFGSILVTQTLSLGIELRKDVIFPLLYEVLTEDGQHIDGIYERNDVSIRAHEGLAQNKGFYALDGIALPSSTKTEIVENGVRYQVDFENGQKTGFFLDQKYNRQAVARLAKGRKVLDCFTHTGSFALNAALGGAEQVCAVDVSQEAVDMAHRNAQVNGLEHRMEFVCTNVFDLLPQLLDAGKKPYDFIILDPPAFTKSRKTVQSALRGYKEINYRAMKLLPRGGYLATCSCSHFVMEDAFCKMLHDAAADAGVQLRQIEARQQSPDHPILWNVPETNYLKFYLFQVV, translated from the coding sequence ATGAAAAAACAGCGTCCTTATCCCATCGCCATCGTCACGCCCAAGGCCGAACGGTCCATTGTATCCGGACATCCGTGGATCTACGATACGGAGATTTCGTTTTCACAGGACTGTAAAGTAGAGAATGGATCTTTGGTGGACGTGGTATCGAACAAAGGACGGTATCTGGGGACGGGGCTGTTCAGCCAAGAAAGTAAGATCCGTATCCGCCTGATCAGCCGCAATACAAACGACACGTTTGACCGGGCTTTTTGGAAACGGCGTATCCAGTATGCCTGGGAGTACCGCAAGACCGTGATGGCGCCGGAGGATCTCTCCTGTTGCCGTGTGATCTTTGGAGAGGCCGATAGCTTTCCTGGACTGACCGTAGATCGTTTTGGCAGTATCCTAGTGACGCAGACCCTATCCTTAGGCATTGAGCTGCGCAAAGATGTGATTTTTCCCTTGCTTTATGAGGTACTGACCGAGGACGGCCAACACATCGACGGCATCTACGAACGCAATGATGTGTCCATTCGCGCCCACGAAGGATTGGCACAAAACAAAGGGTTTTATGCTCTGGATGGGATTGCACTTCCATCCAGCACAAAGACGGAAATTGTGGAAAACGGCGTCCGATACCAGGTGGATTTTGAAAACGGGCAAAAGACCGGCTTTTTCCTGGATCAGAAATACAATCGTCAAGCAGTAGCACGGCTAGCCAAGGGACGTAAGGTGTTGGATTGCTTTACCCATACCGGATCCTTTGCCCTCAACGCAGCGTTGGGAGGGGCCGAACAGGTATGCGCTGTAGACGTCAGCCAAGAGGCGGTGGACATGGCGCACCGCAATGCCCAGGTGAATGGTCTGGAACATCGTATGGAGTTTGTATGTACCAATGTATTTGATCTACTGCCCCAGCTCTTGGATGCCGGTAAAAAGCCTTACGATTTTATTATTCTGGATCCCCCAGCCTTTACAAAATCCCGCAAGACGGTGCAAAGCGCTTTGAGGGGATACAAGGAGATCAACTATCGCGCCATGAAACTCCTTCCACGGGGCGGCTATTTGGCGACGTGCAGTTGCAGTCATTTTGTCATGGAGGATGCATTCTGTAAGATGCTGCACGATGCAGCGGCCGATGCAGGAGTACAGCTGCGTCAGATCGAGGCACGTCAGCAATCCCCTGATCATCCTATTCTCTGGAATGTCCCGGAAACCAATTACCTGAAATTCTACCTATTCCAAGTGGTATAA
- a CDS encoding ABC transporter ATP-binding protein — protein sequence MQKNKNILQLLRKVFGLLQKKQKWGFVLVLLILAVSAVLNQFTPLAIGQLTDHILDQPGFSFGSILPFLLFILVVNVGNQLIQIVRRLIVEDTATRAEKTAREKAVHSLLSAPLSYFRQNMTGNIHGRLNRSLDGITKLVKLVFMDFAPSIATSIAAIVVIFSQLPTIIALLIVLVIPVGGLIVLRQISTQKGIRVQLLQTKSNMDGTMVELLNGIETIRVYDSVDFECQRFSSQSERLRAREMKHHRAMALYDGLKFLNEAVFHVLVIGASVLLASQGVISVGTILTAYLCFTQLTGPLRELHRILDELAENTVLANEYFRLVEIPQDFSYLPVSESTQVPSCNAIEIQGLSFSYPENPDRIILNDLSLSIRPGEFVGIAGPSGCGKSSLIKVLTKLEQASGSLTVGGKPLSDFTRSQLADLISIVPQSPFLISDTIYHNICYGCKRQVTLEEVIYAARQAHIHEDIEKLPGGYSFKVSEAGGNLSGGQRQRIAIARIFLQNPQILILDEATSALDNTSEKYIQAEIEKMQRQNGTTILSIAHRLTTLQNCDRILVFDQGQIVRQGKYQQLIDQPGIFQDMYKGILK from the coding sequence ATGCAAAAGAATAAGAATATCCTACAGCTCCTCCGGAAAGTATTTGGCCTTTTGCAAAAAAAGCAAAAGTGGGGGTTTGTACTGGTGCTGCTGATCCTAGCTGTCTCAGCCGTTCTCAATCAGTTTACACCCTTAGCCATCGGCCAGCTGACCGACCACATCTTAGACCAACCGGGGTTTTCCTTTGGAAGCATCCTCCCTTTCCTACTCTTTATTCTAGTGGTCAATGTGGGTAATCAGTTGATTCAAATCGTCCGGCGGCTTATTGTGGAAGATACTGCCACCCGTGCTGAAAAAACTGCAAGGGAAAAAGCGGTACATTCCCTTTTGTCCGCACCTCTTTCCTATTTCCGTCAAAATATGACGGGCAACATCCACGGCAGGCTCAATCGCAGTCTGGACGGCATTACTAAACTGGTTAAACTGGTATTTATGGATTTCGCCCCCTCTATCGCCACCAGTATCGCCGCTATTGTGGTAATCTTTTCCCAGCTTCCCACCATTATCGCTTTGTTGATTGTATTGGTCATCCCAGTAGGCGGGCTCATCGTCTTACGCCAGATTTCTACTCAGAAGGGCATCCGTGTACAGCTCCTGCAAACAAAGTCTAATATGGACGGCACGATGGTAGAACTGTTAAACGGCATCGAGACCATCCGCGTATACGACAGTGTGGACTTCGAATGCCAGCGTTTCTCCTCCCAGTCAGAACGGCTGCGGGCCAGAGAAATGAAGCATCACAGGGCTATGGCTCTTTACGATGGATTAAAATTTCTCAATGAAGCTGTGTTTCATGTGTTAGTTATCGGCGCCTCTGTCCTTTTAGCATCTCAGGGAGTCATCAGCGTCGGCACCATCTTGACCGCTTATCTCTGCTTTACACAGCTTACTGGACCGCTTCGGGAATTGCATCGGATTTTGGATGAACTGGCTGAAAATACTGTTTTGGCCAATGAATATTTCCGTCTGGTAGAAATCCCACAGGATTTCTCCTACCTTCCTGTTTCTGAATCCACTCAGGTTCCTTCCTGTAATGCTATTGAAATCCAAGGGCTTTCCTTTTCCTACCCGGAAAATCCCGATCGTATCATCCTGAACGATTTATCTCTTTCCATACGCCCAGGCGAATTCGTGGGAATCGCCGGCCCTAGCGGATGTGGAAAATCCAGCTTGATTAAGGTTTTGACCAAGTTGGAACAGGCCTCCGGTTCCCTTACAGTCGGCGGGAAACCCTTATCTGATTTTACCCGCAGCCAATTAGCTGATTTGATATCGATTGTCCCACAAAGCCCTTTTTTGATTTCCGATACCATTTATCATAATATTTGTTACGGATGTAAGCGACAAGTTACCTTGGAAGAGGTCATATACGCCGCACGCCAAGCACATATCCATGAGGACATTGAAAAATTACCCGGCGGGTATTCCTTTAAAGTCTCTGAAGCCGGTGGGAATCTCTCCGGCGGGCAGCGTCAACGTATCGCTATCGCCCGGATTTTCCTACAGAACCCTCAAATCCTCATTTTGGACGAAGCCACATCGGCGTTGGATAATACATCTGAAAAATACATCCAAGCGGAGATTGAGAAAATGCAGCGGCAAAATGGCACTACTATTCTCTCCATCGCACACCGCTTGACCACCTTGCAGAATTGTGACCGTATCCTGGTCTTCGATCAAGGACAAATCGTCCGGCAGGGAAAGTACCAGCAGCTTATCGATCAGCCTGGTATTTTTCAAGATATGTATAAAGGCATTCTAAAGTAA
- a CDS encoding peptide ABC transporter substrate-binding protein: MPYAPAQSAHRILQGCWIRRLLCLFCVCSLLLSASSCSKDSPAGKLINYVLEGEPAQLDPQFASSYSARIVLMNCMEGLTRIDSQGQVIPGAAARWDVSSDQKTWTFYLRQDAYWVANDGSQVAPVTASDFVFGMQRAVDPATQSPIASELYPVEGAQDIHERGESVDTLGATALDDFTLEIRLSYPVSDLPRRISSGPWLPCNEEFFLSTGGSYGLEKDMLLYNGPFRMMQWEHDVSLRLKANSKYRGHNAVQPSGVLFQIIKDSDEVQKALTESDLDAAPVTSKQFESLEDKGFQEVFFEDTTWALCFNQDEEMWQNESIRKALGGSVERDLLYNTMPGHMSATYGLVLSSALAGDQSYRSAPLEASPLVLDKEARVLYSQGVSTLSSDEEISIDVLCPDDMDIQLAMGFMQQSWQKNIGVYVNLVPLSESELARRIQNGNYQVALCALRGDDDQAISILKLFESDNDKNPVQLKSSQYDALLSTARQKGGTDVASLQACEEYLLEHAVVVPIYAQKRIFAMAENVSGILFHPFDKGVDFIGAGKLD; encoded by the coding sequence ATGCCGTATGCCCCCGCTCAATCAGCCCATCGCATTCTTCAGGGCTGCTGGATCAGACGGTTGCTTTGTCTTTTCTGTGTATGCTCTCTTTTGTTAAGTGCTTCTTCGTGCTCTAAGGATTCTCCAGCCGGTAAATTGATCAATTATGTGCTGGAGGGGGAGCCGGCTCAGTTGGATCCGCAATTTGCATCCAGTTACAGCGCACGCATTGTTCTGATGAATTGTATGGAGGGACTCACCCGCATCGACTCTCAAGGGCAGGTGATCCCGGGAGCGGCTGCTCGATGGGATGTATCCAGCGATCAAAAGACGTGGACCTTTTATTTGCGGCAAGATGCCTATTGGGTGGCCAATGACGGCAGTCAGGTAGCGCCGGTCACGGCATCGGACTTCGTATTTGGAATGCAGAGGGCGGTAGATCCGGCGACACAGTCGCCTATTGCGTCGGAACTGTATCCCGTGGAGGGGGCACAGGACATTCACGAGCGGGGGGAATCGGTGGATACTCTGGGAGCCACGGCCCTGGATGATTTTACACTGGAAATTAGGCTGTCTTATCCGGTATCCGATCTGCCCCGGCGCATCAGCAGTGGGCCTTGGCTGCCGTGCAACGAGGAATTTTTCCTCTCTACGGGAGGAAGTTACGGCTTGGAAAAAGACATGCTGCTCTACAATGGCCCCTTCCGCATGATGCAGTGGGAACACGATGTATCCCTGCGTCTGAAGGCCAACAGCAAGTACCGTGGCCATAATGCTGTACAGCCGTCGGGCGTGTTGTTTCAAATCATCAAAGATTCCGATGAAGTACAAAAAGCCCTCACAGAATCGGATCTGGATGCAGCTCCTGTGACGTCGAAACAGTTTGAATCCCTGGAGGACAAAGGGTTCCAGGAAGTTTTCTTTGAGGATACGACATGGGCACTTTGCTTTAATCAAGACGAAGAAATGTGGCAGAACGAAAGCATACGCAAAGCCTTGGGCGGTTCTGTCGAACGGGACTTGCTCTATAATACGATGCCGGGCCATATGTCGGCTACCTATGGTTTGGTACTGTCAAGCGCTTTAGCAGGGGATCAATCGTACCGATCCGCGCCATTGGAGGCATCCCCTCTCGTGCTGGATAAAGAAGCCCGTGTGCTTTACAGCCAAGGCGTATCCACTCTATCTTCAGACGAGGAGATTTCCATCGATGTGCTCTGTCCGGATGATATGGATATCCAGTTGGCTATGGGATTTATGCAGCAGAGCTGGCAGAAGAACATAGGGGTTTATGTGAATTTAGTGCCGTTATCGGAATCAGAGCTGGCAAGGCGCATCCAAAACGGCAATTATCAAGTGGCCCTTTGTGCGCTGCGGGGGGATGACGATCAGGCCATCTCCATTTTGAAATTGTTTGAATCAGATAACGATAAAAATCCGGTTCAGCTAAAATCGTCCCAATATGACGCATTGCTTTCCACAGCCCGTCAAAAAGGCGGCACCGATGTTGCATCGCTGCAAGCCTGTGAGGAATACCTGCTGGAACACGCTGTTGTAGTGCCGATATACGCTCAGAAACGTATTTTCGCTATGGCAGAAAACGTCAGCGGTATTCTTTTCCATCCCTTTGATAAGGGCGTGGACTTCATTGGAGCTGGCAAGCTGGATTAA
- a CDS encoding polysaccharide deacetylase family protein has product MRSYYPYRRKSKWKSALPFVLAGIVLIAVAATIFFLLNRTAVPASAPVASSSSEASSETSSEAPPSSAESSGNPVSSQASSAPAVDESNYVAYTGPIEHIFFHPLVAYPELAFDGDAQAKGMDDYMTTATEFQRVLEELYRNDYILVDPSQLYGEPDESDDSGKTYVKKTLKLPPGKKPVIISVDDVNYYDYMRENGCNYKLVVGSDGHIAAMVKNPQTGKEEIRTDTEVFPMINEFLKKHPDFSYRGAKAVVGLTGYSGILGYRTQVGSPNRESEIEAVKPVIECLKRDGFTFASHSYAHGHMSKKGVDYMTNDCQMWKDEVESLVGKTNVYLFPYGEYPKIGSEPFNVLLQYGFQHISGVGINVYQKMYDGYLFNDRKNIDGITLRKCLEQGPDYIKPNGKEAVQNQVWDMMDVEYVFDKCRGDTPGEGSF; this is encoded by the coding sequence ATGAGAAGTTATTATCCTTACCGGAGAAAAAGCAAGTGGAAATCGGCATTGCCGTTTGTGTTAGCGGGAATTGTATTGATTGCTGTGGCGGCAACGATTTTCTTTTTATTAAATCGGACGGCAGTTCCGGCTTCGGCGCCAGTGGCCAGCAGCAGTTCGGAGGCGTCATCCGAGACCTCGTCGGAAGCTCCTCCCAGCAGCGCAGAATCTTCCGGCAATCCAGTAAGCAGCCAGGCATCTTCGGCTCCGGCAGTCGATGAAAGCAATTATGTAGCTTATACTGGGCCAATTGAACACATTTTTTTCCATCCACTGGTGGCTTATCCGGAACTGGCTTTTGACGGCGATGCCCAGGCTAAGGGCATGGACGACTACATGACCACAGCCACAGAATTCCAGCGGGTGTTGGAAGAGCTCTACCGCAACGATTATATTTTAGTAGATCCCAGCCAGCTTTATGGGGAACCGGATGAATCGGATGATTCTGGAAAAACATATGTGAAGAAAACCCTCAAATTACCTCCCGGTAAAAAGCCGGTTATTATCTCGGTAGACGACGTCAATTACTACGATTATATGAGGGAAAACGGCTGCAATTATAAATTGGTAGTGGGTTCGGATGGACATATTGCTGCCATGGTAAAGAATCCCCAAACCGGCAAAGAAGAAATCCGCACCGATACGGAAGTATTCCCGATGATCAACGAATTTTTAAAGAAGCATCCTGATTTTTCCTACCGAGGCGCTAAAGCGGTGGTGGGGTTAACGGGTTATAGCGGAATCTTGGGATACCGCACCCAAGTGGGATCCCCCAATCGGGAATCGGAAATTGAGGCGGTTAAGCCGGTCATCGAATGCCTCAAACGGGATGGATTCACCTTTGCATCCCATAGCTACGCCCATGGACATATGTCCAAAAAAGGGGTAGACTATATGACAAACGATTGCCAGATGTGGAAGGATGAAGTAGAATCTCTGGTAGGAAAAACCAATGTTTATCTCTTCCCCTACGGAGAATATCCTAAAATTGGTTCGGAACCCTTTAACGTACTGCTTCAATACGGTTTTCAGCATATCTCAGGGGTCGGCATCAATGTATACCAAAAGATGTACGACGGCTATCTGTTTAACGACCGCAAGAATATCGACGGCATCACCCTGCGCAAGTGCTTGGAACAGGGACCGGATTATATAAAACCAAATGGCAAGGAAGCGGTGCAGAACCAGGTGTGGGATATGATGGATGTGGAGTATGTATTTGACAAATGCCGAGGGGATACGCCTGGCGAAGGGTCTTTTTGA